The DNA window agtctctggatccaaacatCATCTCAATCTATTTCACATGCTGCGTGTTATCCAAGGCAGTTACGTGGCTAGTGTTACGGCTTACTAAAGTCAATTTAGCAGTGTGGCAGACGTGACGAGTGGTCTCAGTTCGCCGCCAGCCATCGTGGCGGAAAGAGTGAGCGGAACACGTAGATCTTTGTCCGAGCTTCGCCAGCGGCTGAACTGAGCTCCTTAGAGCattcccaacagctcatctaaatttggtcatctatatatttatttggatgatcatctaaactagtttcatccttcatatctctgtGTACCTCACTAgatcatcattcatatatgacatctcctatatctctttagaggatggagagagatcttctaaatataaatgttctctctcctagtatggatgacatctaaaaatagatgataggatagttgttctgttggagctcaatttgtagtatttattctctattttcatgatagaggatgagatagatgaactGTTGGGGATACTCGGCCACCGTTCACCAAGCTCATTCCCCGCTGCCACCGAGCTCAGATCCACGCCGCTGCGTCGACGGTTGCCTCCTACCCTACCCCTAGCtggttttgagattttttcaccttaatttattttctagcattcgcttttatatagttaataatatgtatataaaatttttattaacaaattattttccgtttgcaaatatgccgaaGCCAAACAAGCGCCCCCTTACCTTCATCGTAACATTAATACATACAGCATGAGAGTAAATCTTAGTTCTTGTTAATTCCAGAAAACTATTCCTTTTGGTTTGTCATGCAATTACCAAGTGCTAGCCTTAAGTTGTAAAAATGCTGAAAATGTAATAACTACAAGATGAtgataatgaatgcaatacaGCAAAATTCGTTCGTGCTGCTAGCTAGGTTCACACAATGCAGAAACTAAATTGGATTTACAAAGAAACATATCGACGTAGTTCCAAGTGACTAAACAATAAACGTATCTAAGCCGTTAATTTATCGAACAAAGagaattaaaaattcagaGGTAAACAACTCGGCATAGAGTTCATAGACCGGCAAACCCTAACTACAAATCACCAAGACTCAGTTAAACAGCTCGAGAGCGAACCTTTTTGGGCTTGCATTTTTGGAGCCAAAGCCCATCAAGTTTGGGCCTAAAACATTTGATATATGTAGACAAcacggcaataaacttatgaACTTTGTAATAAGCAATCCAATATTTCAACTAACAAATAACAAGCACTTCAAGTggagttaaatttttttaaaaaagggcTTAACTGAAATGATGGAGAGGCGCCACATGCACAATTTCCAAGGCATCTGTTGATCAGATTCCATTtcattcctctctctccttttacaAACTTCTTTTTTCTGTCCAGGCAGAACAGACATTGGCTTGGGAGATGATGGATAGGGCCAAAGTTTTGCATAATTTGACTCATCCaattgcttcttcttcttcttttcatcCAAGACTGCAACAAAGCAACTGAACACACAATGCAAGCACTAGTTTTCCCTTTTCATTTTGGTTTCTTTATGGTTAGGGATTAGTGCTAAAGCAACTGCTTGATTAGTGGGGTCTAATTACTCTCAAGTGCCATAATTGGCATGCTTTAGTTTTTTGTGCTCAACTTTGTTTGACCAGTGACCACCTTCTTGACCAGATCAATGCAAACAATCACAAAAACAATGCTTATGGAGTAGTATATCTGATGAGTGATGACAAGACTACAAAACACAAAAGGGGCAaggcaaacaaaaacaatgaaaattttcttttagcttTATCAGACAATCCTTGCATACTTAAGTGCTTGTTTCCCATGCCATTGACCAACATTAACCAAGCAATTACATGTAGCaaacattttgttttctctggTTTGCAAAGAACACAGAAGAAACAAAAGCTGAACTGGTGAGCTGAAGAAGCTAGTGATTCCAAGACACTAAATAAGAACAAAACTTGAGCTAGTGCTAGGCCATCTAATCACTGATTACTGAACTAGCATCCTAGGCTACCTAACCATGTTCCATGTGTGTGTAGATCATCTTATACATTACCCACATTAATCACGCGTTAAATCTACGGCTTTGCTCCAATCGATAAAGACGAGTGATCACAAAAGTCAGTGGCCTATACCAGTTGTTAATTCAGCTGCGTTTGCTTGCATTCGTAGTTGTTCAGTCAGATGCTTTCTTCAGATTGTAGCAGCGCCCCTAAATTAACTAAACAATAAGCTTCTATATGTTCAGGGTTTTGTTTGCTTGCAGCAGTATTTGATGACCTTTTTCTTAAGATAATGTAACCGTTTGATGGCCTGACCAGTTAGCTGCTCATTGGCTTGAGATATTGCTATTAGCTTCTAGTATCTTCTGACcttaactttttagccttttgTAATGGATTCAGTGAACATGTCTGAATTAAATTGCAGAGTCCCAAGATGCTAGTACTTCTACAAATCTACTGTTCACTATTACTGTTCTTATCTGATAACTAAACTAAACAAACATGTACCACTAATAGTACTATAGTGGTAGcggtaatatatatacactagtgtattaatatatttgtatctcAATTATTGCAATGGGATTGCCATCCCAAAGAATTACTGGTACTGTCCTGTAACTAATATTTCTTCAGTTCGTCCAAAATGGCACTGTGATTATGTTTGTTTGGAGCTAGTGCTAAGTCCTCCTTGATTTATACCTACCTAGCATAACAACATGGATGTATTAGCATGAGTAAACTACTAGCTAGTTGCAGTTGTTAAACTTTGGTCAACCGTCCTAACACAGTCAATTTTGCAAAGTAATTAATCAACCATTGGGATCAGGACCTTCACCGTGTATCTGTTCGTGTGCATGCGTGCTAAGGTCAACATTTATGTAGAACATACTCCTACCAGTAAATTAAATTGAACGGAAAGTAAACGGTAGTGGTAGCTGCGGCTGAGGAGTTCATACTTGTCCTTAATCAAGGGGACAATCTTTGTGCTTGTCATGAAAAAACTAGGATTATCAGCAGCAGTCTAGGATATATACAAACTGATTTAGGGTCTCTAGAGAAGAAAAACTTGGTGACAACTCAAAGTTAtgtaataaatatttcatcaaCTTTCGGCATTCTCAAGTTAACTTCAAGTTTCTCatcaaaaacattttttttaataactaatttcATTTTACTTCGACCGTTACAATAGTGCTAGCTCCTTAAAAGAAGGCGATTGTTGATGCCAGTGTTTCTGTAACAAGAGACATGAACACCTTTTTGCACATCAACCAGGACTAAGATCATTTTAAATCTTGTCAAGACATGTTGGGCAGGACATGAGGTGGTGAGAATCTGCTTCCATAACAAGAGCACAATATAGGATACTACAGAAGTTTCCAGTGGATGCAGTTGTAACAATGTTCCATAAAAAACAGACATTTGCTGATTGCTGCATGTATGTTTCTGCAGGAAGACACATGATCGCCTTTTATACTGAAATCAGGAGAATGTCTCAAATCTTATATGAAGACAAGTTGAACCGgaacttatttaattaaacaagGGAACTGTTTTCATGGTAGAAGTAGAACAATGGCATAGAAAGTTTCTAGTGCAGTTTTACAATAGTTCATCGCCTGATCTGACTCAGATGACATACatactaaaattaaaaactttgTTTCATTCATCTGCAGCAGTCTAGCTTGTTTTTAACCTAAACACTcgacaaaatttgaaaacaacaAGCTTGCATCCACTAGGTCAGCAAGATTATAGTTTGACATGCATGGCCATTGAGCAGGATCAAGACTTTGTTCCAAAGAAGTTACTAGTGTTATTTAGTACTACTAATCGTCATCAAGCAGCAGACTTGGCCACTATTACGCACTCTTGTTCTTCTAGGATCGGAATTgcactgataaaaaaaagttcagtaGTACAGTCTAGAATTTCTTTCTCCACTCTAACTTCTGCAAGTGCATGCATGGCGCCTGAACTGATCTTTCTACTGAGAGTAGTTGGAGGTTGATCTCATCATTGCCTGAGCCAGGTActggagctcgccggcgtccaCCGCCTTGGAGCAATGTTGCTGCATGGCGACGTCGTCCTTGAAGCCGGCGGCCATGAGCTCAGGCAGGAgcgcgccaccggcggcgaagcAGTCGTCGAGGGGCCTTCTCGCCATGTCCTGCCGGAGCAGGGCGCTGATGCTGCCGCTGTCCGGCCACTGGTggtggctcaccggcgagTGTGAGCTGCTCTGGATGCCGCAGGCGATCTGCGCCTTGGCCTGCATCAGCTGCGCCTGCAGGATCGCGACCTGTATAGTAACATTTATCGatcagcaacagcaacagctaGCAAATCGAAGAGGCGATcgagacgccgccgccgacgagcatgcatgcattcatgcaaatggatgaaaaaaaatctatggtGTGACCGACCTGCTGCTGCAGCGCGAAGATCTGGGCGACGCAGCCATAGACGGGGTCGCGGAGCCTGGCCTGCGCCTCGTAGGTGATGGTGACGACGGCCTCGCAGCGGTCGGCGACAGGGAGGTGGGAGAGCAGCTTGGAGGCGTTGCTGGCGCCGAACACCTTGTGGATGGCCGCGAACCGCGCCGCCCCCTGCTCCGAGCTGAAGTAGGGCGCGAACACGCACTCCGgcacgcaccgccgccgcaagaACTTGCAGGCACCGCACGGCGACCCCGCTCCCGCTCCTGTcccggcagcagcggcggcggcggcggcggcgccgcccgcagcagcagcagtaccaGCCATACCGATCAAACGATCTTGCCACCTGCAGCTATAGCAGCAGTAGCTGGAGCTCAGCAAGAAACTGTATCACTCTagctacgtacgtacgtgctccACTGATCCAAGTGTATAtgtagcttagcttagctataTAGTAGAGGTGCAACTTGAGATCAGGAGGTGGATTTATAGGTgggtggagaagaagaagaagaagaagaagaggaggaggaggaagaagaagatggtaGAGATCGATGGAGGAGACGACAAGTAGGGCATGGTGTCTGGTTCGAAGGGAGCAAACGTGTTAATGCTGCGTTGAATAGAAGGCCAACGTCCCGGTTTACTTGCCCTGCTTGCTTAATTAACCCCACCTGCACCTTAAACTAATTATCTCTGTACTATATCATTATCAccttcaggaaaaaaaaaatatgcgcATGTTACTTACTCTTCATTTCCTATGGTAAAAtgttttgacaaaactacGTACCcagttttaatttattagtaacATTTTCAACTTGAAAATAAGTatactatcaaaatatatttagagtGTTAAATTTAGTGTTATAAATGttgtaagttttaaaaaaacttgataAAACTTAAAGaacttttacttataaaaacattaaaacatCTTACGATGTataaaacaaagggagtaaCAATATGGCCATGTGATTTGTTATGATCTTCCTTAATTGATCAGTTGTCATGTCACATAGTCTATCTACATCTctattaagaatatatagaaattgctATATGTACGACTCAACTATCCGATGTATGacccaattaattaatggttGCAGTGTCACTTGACCTTCTTTGCTAGTCCAGTTTCTATACtttggctagctagcttgagAAATTTCCAGTATTGGATTTGTGTGTACATAGCAGTATAGCCCTACAATGAGCAGCAGATCAGAGATCGCATTCTGGTCGCAGAGAGGAGATAGAGAGATAGCGAGTGAGTGAGTGATGAGCATGAATCAGTCAatcaatgcaatgcaatgcaatatGCAAGTAATTAAATCGGAGGTGATCTGtgtgcacgtacgtacgctaCGCTACGCGGGCtgcataaaaaagaaaccatTTCGCGCCGAACGGCCGCACCTTGCACGCACCGTCTCCATCTCATcagctcctcgtcgtcgtcgtcttcttcttcccctctctctcgacCACCTGCCGCTGGATTTATCCGGCATTCTCTTCTGCTAGCCACCATTAGTATATGCTATTACTAATCTAATCCCACCTtcttagttaattaatttcccTTTGGATTCTTCCCTTTGCTTGCTACCACTACTATTCTGCTTTTGCTTCTCCTCTCCGCGTCTCGTTTTCTGATCAtcctgttgctgctgcttaatttgtgttttttttttcttcagtggTGTTTTGTTCCTGTCAGTGCCAAGCAGTTATTGTTCCCCTATCTCCTTAACCGCATTCCAGCTCTCTTTAATTTCTCtaagactatatatatttatgatctGCGACCGTCGATTGACTGGTTTCTGAATGATGCAGACTTGACTCCACCAGATTAAGATGGTACTAGAgccatatttatatatgatgatCTTAGTAGTTATTGTCCATGAGAAAAGGTTGCACATCCAGAGAAAGTGGTCACTGGCTGTTGACCGTATTAACCAAAACTATACGCAAGTAGCAGTATAATACTGGTACCATACTAGCCGTGCAGATtacgagacgacgacgactacaCAAGATTGGCATGCAAGCCACACGTGCAAACGGTTGCACGAGCAAACTCATGGAgactcatctcatctcattcaTCAGCTACTAGTACAAGTTTACAAGACAGATGAGCTCACAAGAATGGAGATCAGATCAATGACAAAGGTACCCCATGTTACACAGCCAGAGCCAGGGATATCAAAGTATAAACCGCACGCTTGCCATCGAAATTCCAAGCAATTGCATCATCCGTATAGTATGCCACACAGAAGTCCATGTACACAGCAACAACAACTCTGATGTGATGAACGCCGTCGTTGTGGAACCATCAAGCCTCTTGCAGTTTCTCAGCTgtttgcagttttttttttcttcttctttcacATCACTACATGATGATCAGCAGACAGCAACCAGAGAGAAACTGAACTTGGGTGTGTGTCAGCCGAGCCACTGAGTGGCGCGCCGTTCACCGCCACCGCCTACAGCATGGCGGATGCTGATCTTCTCATGGGAGTACTTCTCCTGGAGGTACTCGAACGCGTTGACATCAAGCTTCCCGCTCACCGACTTCCCCTGCTTCCGTCTGATCTGCTGCTCCTTGATCGAATTCCACAGCTTCGTGATGGCCTCCCTCTGCTGCGCTGTGAACCGGTTCATGTTGTCGTAGGCATGCTTGGCAAAGATGTCAATGGCGGTCTGCGTCCTGATAacataaaaaagaagataatttGGACAGgaaattttagaatatatgTGTTGCTAGCACCTTATCACATGATGTTCTGTCAGGACTCACCATGGGATCCTATAGCGCCGAGCAGCTATTTCCAGACATTTCAGGAGGGCTTCTCGTTGTGACTTCAGAAATCTCTTTGGTTCTTTATCGTCTGCTTTGCTAATTAGAGTAGCGGTTGTCTTCTCTCGAGCCTTTTCAGACTTCTTTGACTTGTGCTCAAGTAGACCATCCAAACCAAATGGATCAGAGGATTCCTCTCTTGAATTGGAGGGTGCAGCATGCGTGCTATCATCTGGCAACGAGTTCGATGCTGCAGCTTGCACATTATCATCTGCTTTATTATGTGTGGTGCCAGATTTGCTTTCAACAGCTGCCAGGGCTGCTGCTTCATCATTGTCATCATCCACTGTTGCGATTGGCAGTGCTGAGATGGCATCTTTGATTTTTCCTACAGCCTTCGAGAACTACAAAACAGCAGCAAGTATGTTACTCGAGCACTCAATCCGCGCTGCCATCCCATAACAGGAACAATCCAATTTTTACATTTGGTACAGAAAACAAGCAGAACAGGGCGTTCCACCTACAATATACTCACCACAAAACTGTCGTCAGTGAAAAGATCATTAGCCACCACGGCATGCAGCATCCATATATTAAACTGATTTTTCTGTTGTTGGTTGAAAAGCTGCATAGCCACCACAAGTTGTGAGTGCATGCTACAATGGTTTAATGGAACtgcacaaataaataaaaaaaactaatacttTTGCAACTATTGGAAAATTCACCTCTGTTACACCCTGGGCAGCATTAAACAAAGCCTGGTAATCAGCACGCACAGAAGGCTCGTTGCAAGCTCCTGGTGAAGACATTGCAGCCTCTAATATAGCAAAGAAGTGACTGATGGTCCCGGGTTTGACACTCCCAGCCTCAGTAAGCTGCAGAGCTAGTTTTGATGCCTTGCTGAATTTCGAAGGCTTCCCTATGTGTGATGTTATCTTGTGCATAGCTTCAATGACTTGCATTTCTGAGGCATCAACAGTAGTTCTAAACCTAAGACGCTTCTCAGGAGCTACAAGCAAAAAACAGAATAATATTAGAAGATTAGAGTACAAGCAGATAGCAAGTAAAAAATCTATGGTGTTGCTATAAGTTATATTGTGAGATGATAGTACTAGAAAAGATGGTTTCAATTAACAGAAACACATGGAATATAATGAATGATAAAGAAATTTCAGATAAAAGGAGTCATTATGACATCAGTTCATCCATACATCTTGTTATAGGCACTGAACTAGGCATTCAGTGTTATCTCATCTGATGCTAGAGTAGGTAGTAGAGTAGGATAGAAGCCGACAGATGGCAGGTTCGTGT is part of the Oryza brachyantha chromosome 2, ObraRS2, whole genome shotgun sequence genome and encodes:
- the LOC102722654 gene encoding uncharacterized protein LOC102722654, with the protein product MASDDLFEGLPPPAAAAGGGEGAASPSPPPPPPPPLPLPRPPALKSALKRDKPSSSDAAAAASPAAATDAAAEGRAPEKRLRFRTTVDASEMQVIEAMHKITSHIGKPSKFSKASKLALQLTEAGSVKPGTISHFFAILEAAMSSPGACNEPSVRADYQALFNAAQGVTELFNQQQKNQFNIWMLHAVVANDLFTDDSFVFSKAVGKIKDAISALPIATVDDDNDEAAALAAVESKSGTTHNKADDNVQAAASNSLPDDSTHAAPSNSREESSDPFGLDGLLEHKSKKSEKAREKTTATLISKADDKEPKRFLKSQREALLKCLEIAARRYRIPWTQTAIDIFAKHAYDNMNRFTAQQREAITKLWNSIKEQQIRRKQGKSVSGKLDVNAFEYLQEKYSHEKISIRHAVGGGGERRATQWLG
- the LOC102700213 gene encoding LOB domain-containing protein 16-like, which codes for AAAAAAAAGTGAGAGSPCGACKFLRRRCVPECVFAPYFSSEQGAARFAAIHKVFGASNASKLLSHLPVADRCEAVVTITYEAQARLRDPVYGCVAQIFALQQQVAILQAQLMQAKAQIACGIQSSSHSPVSHHQWPDSGSISALLRQDMARRPLDDCFAAGGALLPELMAAGFKDDVAMQQHCSKAVDAGELQYLAQAMMRSTSNYSQ